One Pontibacillus halophilus JSM 076056 = DSM 19796 DNA segment encodes these proteins:
- a CDS encoding phosphatidylglycerophosphatase A, translated as MTKHVMTALEKKARQWLDDRGVTIEDIADLVYYLQSKYHDNLTMEECKYNVERVISKREVQNAILTGIQLDVLAEKNMLDEPLQSTIAEDESLYGVDEIIALSIVNVYGSIGFTNYGYIDKVKPGILEKLNDKSHGYCHTYLDDIVGAIAAAASSRLAHSVTDEEDD; from the coding sequence ATGACTAAACATGTAATGACTGCACTAGAAAAAAAGGCTAGACAATGGTTGGACGATAGAGGCGTCACCATTGAGGATATTGCAGACCTTGTCTACTATTTACAGTCAAAGTATCACGACAATTTAACGATGGAAGAATGCAAATATAATGTGGAACGTGTTATCTCGAAACGCGAGGTTCAAAACGCCATCTTAACGGGGATCCAGCTTGATGTGTTAGCAGAGAAGAACATGTTGGATGAGCCTCTTCAGTCAACGATTGCTGAAGATGAAAGCCTATATGGGGTGGATGAAATCATCGCCTTGTCCATCGTCAACGTATATGGTTCGATTGGTTTCACGAACTACGGTTATATTGACAAAGTGAAGCCTGGTATTCTGGAGAAATTAAACGACAAATCACATGGGTATTGCCATACGTACCTAGACGACATTGTAGGAGCAATTGCCGCGGCAGCATCCAGTCGCCTCGCCCACAGTGTTACAGACGAAGAAGATGATTAA
- the yutH gene encoding spore coat putative kinase YutH codes for MKEWLEQTYLIHVYQKVYGSLYEGYSSTDGNFFIVPVPGELKEEAYEQRSLAEFLRGAGMEQVGLPVFNQEGQLLSDYENRKVMCVHTVPHNGSMQQGLEMLASLHQLGAQYPYQPQYVSRYGEWKSLWEQKMDKWHELYEKQWSERPSSSYQRLVIETFPYIEGLTENAIQYLQETEQDWRYEEGDQGTVTFQRFQFDTFNQPLWPTEFVYDHRARDLAEGVRTILLQQGKDGLRAIRTLIGQYESVSQLSVFTWRMIYGRLLMPIHLFDRLEEVIIYEDKQNARLVHQFKELMQQQVQYESALKHFFHELGVDQKQLRIPIPHWLS; via the coding sequence ATGAAAGAATGGCTCGAACAAACGTATCTGATTCATGTCTACCAGAAGGTTTATGGCAGCTTATATGAAGGGTATTCAAGTACAGATGGGAACTTCTTTATAGTTCCGGTACCTGGTGAACTGAAGGAAGAAGCTTATGAACAAAGGTCCTTAGCAGAGTTTCTGAGAGGGGCTGGCATGGAGCAAGTAGGACTGCCTGTCTTTAATCAGGAGGGCCAGTTACTATCCGATTATGAGAACCGGAAAGTCATGTGTGTCCATACTGTACCCCATAATGGATCTATGCAACAAGGCTTAGAGATGTTGGCCTCCCTTCATCAACTGGGTGCACAATACCCGTATCAACCTCAATATGTGTCGCGATATGGAGAATGGAAGTCACTCTGGGAGCAGAAGATGGATAAATGGCATGAGCTATATGAGAAGCAGTGGAGTGAACGACCTTCTTCTTCCTATCAGCGTCTCGTGATTGAAACGTTCCCTTACATAGAGGGACTGACGGAGAATGCTATTCAGTACTTGCAGGAAACTGAGCAAGACTGGCGATATGAAGAAGGGGACCAGGGTACGGTTACCTTTCAACGATTCCAATTTGACACGTTTAATCAGCCTTTATGGCCGACTGAATTTGTATATGACCATCGTGCGCGTGATTTGGCTGAAGGAGTGCGCACCATTTTACTTCAACAAGGGAAGGATGGGTTGAGGGCAATCCGAACTCTAATTGGGCAATATGAATCCGTCTCCCAACTATCCGTCTTTACTTGGAGGATGATATACGGCCGATTGCTCATGCCCATCCATTTGTTCGACAGATTAGAAGAAGTTATTATTTATGAAGATAAACAAAACGCACGCCTCGTGCACCAATTTAAAGAGCTCATGCAACAACAAGTCCAGTATGAATCTGCTTTAAAGCATTTCTTTCATGAGCTTGGAGTTGACCAGAAGCAATTACGTATCCCCATTCCACATTGGTTGAGTTAA
- a CDS encoding 2-hydroxyacid dehydrogenase — protein sequence MNKPAIYITRQLPESVIAPYRNILDIEMWSKSEQPVDASTLMDKAQQVDGLVTMLSDQVSSELLGTAKGLKAVANLAVGFDNIDLTSAEENEVVVTNTPDVLTETTADLTFALMLATARRIVEAADYVRNDEWKNWAPYLLAGTDVHHKTIGIVGMGRIGEAVAQRAKGFNMNILYHNRSRNTEAEQALQANYATFEELLIESDYVVCLAPYTEETHEMFNTQAFQKMKDTAIFINASRGKNVDEEALYDALVAKEIKAAGVDVYRQEPIRASHPLLSLDNVVALPHIGSSSEETRTAMIQLCLDNLIELFNGNVAKTPVTEKKRLST from the coding sequence ATGAATAAACCAGCCATTTATATAACAAGACAATTACCCGAGTCTGTCATTGCTCCTTATCGAAACATCTTGGATATTGAGATGTGGAGCAAATCTGAACAACCTGTAGACGCATCAACTCTTATGGATAAAGCACAACAAGTTGACGGGCTGGTGACGATGTTAAGTGATCAAGTCTCGTCTGAACTGCTAGGCACAGCTAAAGGCCTGAAAGCCGTTGCTAATCTTGCAGTTGGATTTGACAACATTGACCTAACATCCGCCGAAGAAAATGAAGTGGTCGTGACCAACACACCAGACGTCTTAACAGAGACAACAGCCGATTTGACTTTTGCGTTGATGTTAGCTACGGCCCGACGAATTGTTGAAGCCGCCGACTATGTTCGAAACGATGAATGGAAGAATTGGGCTCCTTATTTACTAGCAGGCACAGACGTCCATCATAAAACGATTGGGATTGTAGGCATGGGACGGATTGGAGAGGCGGTTGCTCAGCGTGCGAAAGGGTTTAATATGAACATTCTTTATCACAACCGCTCAAGAAACACAGAAGCCGAACAAGCGCTTCAAGCAAACTATGCGACTTTTGAAGAGCTATTAATTGAATCCGATTATGTTGTTTGTTTGGCTCCTTATACAGAAGAAACGCATGAGATGTTCAACACACAAGCCTTTCAGAAAATGAAAGATACCGCTATCTTTATAAATGCTTCAAGAGGCAAGAATGTGGACGAAGAAGCACTTTACGATGCGCTTGTAGCTAAAGAAATTAAAGCAGCTGGCGTGGATGTGTATAGACAAGAACCAATCCGAGCATCTCATCCACTTCTCTCATTGGACAATGTCGTCGCCCTTCCTCATATCGGGTCATCTAGTGAAGAGACGAGGACGGCTATGATTCAACTCTGTCTCGACAATTTAATTGAACTCTTTAACGGGAATGTTGCGAAAACGCCAGTTACTGAGAAGAAGCGCTTATCCACGTGA
- a CDS encoding homoserine dehydrogenase, translating to MNSIKVGLCGLGTVGSGVVHLLYHHQEKIMHDTGSAIEIKGVLVSDLSKVRAGVPDGIKLTDQREDILGDDSIDLIVEVMGGVEDAYQLIKGALQKGKHVVTANKDLMAVHGAELLAIANENMCDLRYEASVAGGIPIIRSLTDGLASDKIHKVVGILNGTTNYILTKMVDEGRSFEDVLKEAQELGFAEADPTSDVDGLDAARKVVLLATLAFSMPVELEDVSVKGIRNLSSRDIDYAEQLGYTLKLVGIAARDQERVELSVQPTFIANNHPLASVKNEYNAVYVYGDAVGETMFFGPGAGQLPTATAVVSDVMDVVKNIRLGVTGQSSFLPQYEKRLKPSDEVVSKYYVRLEAKDQTGTFLEITNVFAQNEVSFDKILQLPLVSNEKAEIVMVTHRASEHQLERILNGLEQLDVVEGVSSYYRIEGEGA from the coding sequence ATGAATTCCATCAAGGTAGGATTGTGTGGGCTAGGAACAGTTGGGTCTGGGGTTGTTCACCTTCTGTACCATCATCAGGAGAAGATTATGCACGATACAGGTTCAGCTATTGAAATCAAAGGCGTGCTAGTTTCTGATTTATCTAAAGTACGAGCGGGTGTCCCCGATGGAATAAAGCTTACTGACCAACGTGAAGATATTCTAGGTGATGATTCCATTGACCTCATTGTAGAAGTCATGGGAGGCGTTGAAGATGCGTACCAATTAATCAAGGGTGCCTTGCAGAAAGGTAAACATGTTGTAACTGCGAACAAAGACTTAATGGCTGTGCACGGGGCAGAGCTATTAGCAATTGCTAACGAGAATATGTGCGATTTAAGATACGAGGCAAGCGTAGCTGGTGGTATCCCAATTATTCGCTCCCTAACGGACGGTTTGGCCTCAGATAAAATCCATAAAGTTGTTGGAATCTTAAACGGAACGACCAATTACATCTTGACTAAGATGGTGGATGAGGGGAGGAGCTTTGAAGATGTACTGAAAGAAGCTCAAGAGTTAGGTTTCGCAGAAGCAGATCCAACTTCTGATGTTGATGGACTTGATGCAGCTAGAAAGGTAGTCCTATTAGCTACGCTTGCCTTTTCCATGCCTGTGGAACTAGAGGATGTAAGCGTAAAGGGAATTCGGAATCTTTCTTCTAGGGACATCGACTATGCAGAACAACTTGGTTATACCTTGAAATTGGTGGGCATTGCTGCCAGGGACCAAGAACGAGTTGAGCTAAGCGTTCAACCTACGTTCATTGCGAATAATCATCCCTTAGCTTCTGTTAAGAATGAATATAACGCTGTGTACGTATATGGCGATGCTGTAGGAGAGACGATGTTCTTCGGACCTGGTGCTGGTCAACTGCCAACTGCAACAGCAGTTGTTTCAGATGTCATGGATGTCGTAAAGAACATTCGCTTAGGAGTAACCGGACAGTCTTCCTTCCTTCCACAGTATGAGAAGCGCCTCAAACCATCGGATGAGGTTGTTTCCAAATACTATGTAAGACTAGAAGCGAAGGATCAAACGGGAACATTTCTCGAAATTACAAACGTGTTCGCCCAGAATGAAGTGAGCTTTGATAAAATTCTTCAATTGCCGCTCGTCTCAAATGAAAAAGCCGAAATTGTAATGGTTACCCACAGAGCGAGTGAACACCAGTTAGAACGAATTTTAAATGGGCTTGAACAATTAGATGTTGTTGAAGGGGTCTCAAGCTACTACCGAATTGAAGGGGAGGGAGCTTAG
- the thrC gene encoding threonine synthase — protein MGWNGLLQAYKSWLPITENTPLLTLHEGNTPLMYLEKLSKELNIEAYAKVEGANPTGSFKDRGMVMAMAKALEEGSTGVVCASTGNTSASAAAFAARAGLRCIIVIPNGKIAQGKLAQAVMYGAEIYAIDGNFDNALTIVKRLAEEEGLTLVNSVNPYRIEGQKTGAFEVCDGLERAPDSFFIPVGNAGNITAYWKGFKEYHEKKGTGLPRMYGFEASGSAAIVRNEIIDQPETLATAIRIGNPASWKQAVEATEQSAGSIGEVTDDEIVEAYKWLARNEGIFAEPASCASIAGVFKAYRNQQFQPGEVVVSVLTGNGLKDPVTAVDVHTFDSTVIANEYESVKAAVKGKVLQ, from the coding sequence ATGGGATGGAACGGCCTGCTGCAAGCATACAAGTCATGGCTCCCTATAACAGAGAATACACCTCTGCTGACGCTTCACGAAGGAAATACGCCCTTGATGTATTTAGAGAAGCTTTCTAAAGAATTGAACATTGAAGCCTATGCCAAAGTAGAAGGGGCGAACCCGACTGGTTCATTTAAAGATAGAGGCATGGTAATGGCGATGGCGAAAGCTTTGGAAGAAGGCTCAACTGGTGTTGTATGCGCGTCTACAGGGAACACATCCGCGTCTGCAGCAGCCTTTGCAGCTAGGGCGGGTCTTCGTTGCATCATTGTCATCCCAAATGGCAAGATTGCACAAGGGAAGCTAGCACAAGCGGTGATGTATGGGGCTGAGATCTACGCTATAGATGGGAATTTCGATAATGCGTTAACGATTGTGAAGCGGCTAGCAGAAGAAGAAGGATTAACTCTCGTAAACTCTGTAAACCCATATCGGATTGAAGGTCAAAAGACAGGAGCATTTGAAGTATGTGATGGATTAGAGAGAGCGCCTGATTCCTTCTTTATCCCGGTTGGAAATGCTGGGAACATTACAGCGTACTGGAAAGGATTTAAAGAGTATCACGAGAAGAAGGGAACTGGTTTGCCTCGTATGTATGGTTTCGAGGCGAGCGGGTCTGCTGCGATTGTACGAAATGAAATTATAGACCAGCCAGAAACGCTCGCAACAGCAATTCGAATTGGCAACCCTGCAAGCTGGAAACAAGCTGTAGAGGCAACGGAGCAATCCGCTGGGTCTATTGGTGAAGTGACAGACGATGAAATTGTAGAAGCCTATAAGTGGCTGGCGAGAAACGAGGGAATCTTTGCTGAACCAGCATCGTGTGCATCTATAGCAGGTGTGTTCAAAGCCTATAGAAATCAACAATTCCAGCCAGGAGAAGTAGTCGTTTCTGTCCTAACCGGGAATGGTCTTAAGGACCCTGTTACTGCCGTCGATGTACATACATTTGATTCTACTGTGATTGCAAATGAGTATGAATCCGTAAAGGCAGCCGTCAAAGGGAAAGTTCTGCAATGA
- the thrB gene encoding homoserine kinase encodes MKHDSLVITVPCSTSNLGPGFDSIGVALNLYLEVVAVRSEVWAFHSETPSLTNLPTGTDNLIYKAAEFTACRYGKTLRPYRVSISSTIPMARGLGSSAAAIVAGIELANKSLGLQLTDRNKALLASEYEGHPDNVVPSIVGGGVVAHYEEGQIEWVSVPLSRASFVAVVPSYELSTTQSRQALPPSFAFQKSVYQSSVSNILVGALMTERYDLIGEFMGKDVFHQPYRKRFIPHFDRIYDYMGEWAYGTFLSGAGPTMLSLLKEPAKIDEVNRWQEDFPQFQWIPLSVSNSGVEVIPNKKAAGTS; translated from the coding sequence ATGAAACATGACTCCCTTGTAATCACTGTACCTTGTAGCACATCTAATTTGGGACCTGGTTTCGATTCAATCGGAGTGGCTCTGAATCTTTATTTAGAAGTAGTTGCTGTACGGAGTGAGGTATGGGCTTTCCATTCAGAAACCCCCTCACTTACTAACCTACCGACTGGGACAGATAATCTTATTTATAAAGCTGCTGAATTTACGGCTTGTAGGTATGGGAAGACTTTGCGACCTTATCGGGTGTCAATTTCAAGTACGATCCCGATGGCGAGAGGGTTGGGGAGCAGTGCAGCTGCAATTGTAGCCGGTATTGAACTTGCTAACAAGTCGCTAGGTCTGCAATTGACAGATAGAAACAAAGCACTATTGGCAAGCGAATATGAAGGTCATCCGGACAATGTAGTGCCGTCCATTGTAGGTGGGGGAGTCGTTGCACATTATGAGGAAGGTCAAATTGAATGGGTGAGTGTGCCTTTATCTCGAGCTTCCTTTGTGGCTGTTGTTCCTTCTTATGAATTGAGCACAACGCAGTCACGGCAGGCGTTACCTCCTTCATTTGCGTTTCAGAAGTCGGTGTATCAAAGCTCGGTAAGTAACATACTTGTGGGGGCTTTAATGACTGAACGATACGACTTGATTGGAGAGTTTATGGGGAAGGATGTGTTTCATCAACCGTATCGGAAACGCTTCATTCCTCATTTTGACCGTATTTATGACTACATGGGTGAGTGGGCATACGGGACATTTCTAAGTGGGGCTGGTCCAACGATGCTTAGCCTTCTAAAGGAACCAGCTAAGATCGATGAGGTAAATCGATGGCAAGAGGATTTCCCACAATTCCAATGGATCCCTCTATCTGTAAGCAATAGTGGGGTTGAAGTAATCCCAAATAAAAAAGCAGCTGGCACATCGTAG
- a CDS encoding NifU family protein, which translates to MMNEQVQEVLNKLRPFLLRDGGDVELVDVEEGIVRLRLMGACGSCPSSTITLKAGIERALTEQVPGIYEVEQVF; encoded by the coding sequence ATGATGAATGAACAGGTTCAAGAAGTATTGAATAAACTTCGTCCCTTCTTACTACGTGACGGTGGAGACGTAGAACTCGTGGATGTAGAAGAAGGCATTGTACGCCTACGTCTTATGGGTGCTTGCGGAAGCTGCCCAAGTTCGACAATCACTTTGAAAGCTGGGATTGAACGCGCGTTGACCGAACAGGTCCCTGGTATTTACGAAGTAGAGCAAGTCTTTTAA
- a CDS encoding YuzD family protein, with protein MSQTIIEVYGAEQLCASCVNLPSSTETYDWIQAAIGRTFETEDIAFSYVDIHKPLKEAERSFAQRILNDEYYYPVVLVNGKVVGEGNPRLKSIYKALEDAGIERIRDDRR; from the coding sequence ATGAGTCAAACGATTATAGAAGTGTACGGGGCAGAACAGCTATGCGCAAGTTGTGTCAATCTTCCAAGCTCTACAGAAACATATGATTGGATCCAAGCAGCAATTGGGCGAACATTTGAGACGGAAGACATTGCGTTTAGCTACGTGGATATTCACAAGCCTCTAAAGGAAGCAGAGAGAAGCTTTGCACAACGTATCTTGAACGATGAATACTATTATCCAGTGGTCCTCGTCAATGGCAAGGTGGTAGGTGAGGGAAATCCAAGATTGAAATCCATCTACAAAGCACTCGAAGATGCTGGCATAGAGCGGATACGAGACGATAGAAGGTAG
- a CDS encoding YuzB family protein yields MMGPIIEFCMNNLASGSERARELLEKDPELDVIEYGCLSHCGLCAQSLFALVNGDRVTGETPEELVENVYKHMEENPLF; encoded by the coding sequence ATGATGGGTCCAATTATAGAATTTTGTATGAATAATTTAGCCAGTGGATCTGAACGTGCAAGAGAACTGTTAGAGAAAGATCCTGAGCTTGATGTTATAGAATATGGTTGTCTTAGTCACTGTGGCCTTTGCGCCCAGTCCCTGTTTGCTTTAGTCAATGGGGATCGTGTAACAGGAGAAACTCCTGAGGAATTGGTGGAAAATGTTTATAAGCATATGGAAGAGAATCCCCTGTTCTAA
- a CDS encoding lipoate--protein ligase family protein: MGEVWYFIDSGNASPEWNMALDEKLVSWHSEGKIPPVIRFYGWNPATLSVGYFQKLKGKIDLEAVEKHGYGLVRRPTGGRAVLHDKELTYSVIVSEKHEAMPKTVTEAYRVISEGLLNGFRNLDIQADFSIPEGKLQQTGSAVCFEEPSWYELIVEGRKAAGSAQSRQKGVILQHGSIPIEVDDVALFDMFIYPNERVKERARKAFGGKAAAINEVAATPKSLEEVKSAFKQGFAAGLDIELEHYTLTEEQIEEVNELAINRYKSDEWTYYR, from the coding sequence ATGGGAGAAGTTTGGTATTTCATAGACTCAGGTAATGCCTCCCCTGAATGGAATATGGCGTTAGACGAGAAACTAGTAAGTTGGCATAGTGAGGGGAAGATTCCGCCAGTTATACGATTTTACGGTTGGAACCCTGCTACACTATCTGTCGGATATTTTCAAAAGTTAAAAGGCAAAATCGACCTTGAAGCAGTGGAGAAGCATGGATATGGATTAGTAAGAAGACCAACGGGTGGCCGAGCGGTCTTACATGATAAAGAGTTAACATATAGCGTTATTGTTTCAGAGAAACATGAAGCCATGCCTAAAACGGTTACGGAAGCTTACCGTGTCATTTCAGAAGGACTGTTAAACGGCTTTCGTAACTTAGATATTCAGGCTGATTTCTCTATACCTGAAGGGAAGCTCCAACAGACTGGTTCTGCCGTTTGCTTTGAAGAACCTTCTTGGTATGAACTGATTGTTGAAGGTAGAAAGGCAGCGGGTAGTGCACAATCCAGGCAAAAAGGTGTCATCCTTCAACATGGTTCGATACCAATTGAAGTGGACGATGTGGCGCTATTCGATATGTTTATCTATCCGAATGAGCGTGTGAAAGAACGCGCACGTAAAGCATTCGGAGGGAAAGCAGCTGCGATTAATGAAGTGGCAGCCACGCCAAAAAGCTTAGAGGAAGTCAAATCAGCATTTAAACAAGGATTTGCTGCTGGATTAGATATCGAGTTAGAGCATTATACGTTAACAGAAGAACAAATTGAGGAAGTAAATGAGCTAGCTATCAATCGGTATAAGTCTGACGAATGGACATACTATCGTTAG
- the lipA gene encoding lipoyl synthase, producing MPKYEHKRKPEWLNIQVKTNKTYNRMKKMMRERGLHTVCEEARCPNIHECWSERKTATFMILGDTCTRGCRFCAVKTGLPNELDRQEPEKVAESVEIMELKHAVVTAVARDDLDDGGAFIFAETVRAIHRRMPGTTVEVLPSDMKGDYESLHTLMDAGPDIFNHNIETVRRLTPTVRSKATYDRSLELLKRVKEVAPNTPTKSSIMVGLGETKEEIIQAMDDLRAHDVDIMTIGQYLQPTKKHLNVERYYHPDEFEELRQIAMSKGFTHCQAGPLVRSSYHADEQVNASSAQRRIKYMKGYEEQHETELDQVNF from the coding sequence ATGCCAAAGTATGAGCATAAGAGAAAACCAGAATGGTTAAATATTCAAGTGAAAACGAACAAGACTTACAACCGCATGAAAAAGATGATGCGCGAACGTGGCTTACATACAGTCTGTGAAGAGGCAAGATGCCCGAACATTCATGAATGCTGGAGTGAACGTAAGACTGCCACATTTATGATCTTAGGTGATACTTGTACACGTGGTTGCCGCTTCTGTGCGGTTAAGACAGGTCTACCTAATGAATTAGATCGACAAGAACCAGAAAAAGTAGCAGAGTCCGTAGAAATTATGGAGTTGAAGCACGCCGTAGTAACGGCTGTTGCCCGTGATGATTTAGATGACGGTGGTGCATTTATTTTCGCTGAGACCGTTCGTGCGATTCACCGCCGTATGCCTGGGACAACAGTTGAAGTTCTTCCATCCGATATGAAAGGGGACTATGAGAGTCTACATACCCTCATGGATGCAGGACCAGATATCTTTAACCACAATATTGAAACCGTACGTCGTCTTACACCAACTGTACGTTCTAAAGCGACCTACGACCGCTCTCTTGAACTACTTAAACGAGTGAAAGAAGTGGCACCGAACACACCTACAAAATCAAGCATTATGGTAGGACTTGGGGAGACAAAAGAAGAAATTATTCAAGCGATGGACGACCTTCGTGCTCATGATGTAGATATCATGACGATCGGCCAGTACTTGCAGCCGACGAAGAAGCATCTAAATGTAGAACGTTACTACCATCCGGATGAATTTGAGGAGCTTCGTCAAATTGCCATGTCCAAAGGATTTACGCATTGCCAAGCTGGCCCTCTTGTTCGTTCTTCTTACCACGCAGATGAGCAAGTAAACGCAAGCTCTGCCCAGCGTCGTATTAAGTATATGAAGGGGTATGAAGAGCAACACGAAACAGAATTAGACCAAGTGAACTTCTAA
- a CDS encoding DUF2225 domain-containing protein has protein sequence MNPSIEPLYDKQITCTFCSTTYPTKKVRSRFTTPVVTDSDFCTYYKVERYDPVLYNTFVCPSCGFTSTDQFSPWFPPGTKREIKSNLVDKYRTQDFSHERSLEDAIHTYKLAVYTATLKKEKSVVLAGLYLRLVWLYRKLDMKEQEKRFMRLTVTSYERAYSESDRHSTEMNPLKILYLIGECKRRLGEHASAVFYFSKVIQQKNTVFDPKIVELARDQWYQTREDQKLQRSLAQ, from the coding sequence ATGAATCCGTCTATAGAACCATTATATGACAAGCAGATCACTTGCACCTTTTGTTCAACGACTTATCCTACTAAGAAAGTTCGGTCCCGCTTTACAACACCTGTAGTTACGGATTCTGATTTTTGCACGTACTACAAAGTTGAGCGTTACGACCCGGTTCTTTATAACACATTTGTATGTCCAAGTTGCGGATTCACCTCTACTGACCAGTTTTCCCCCTGGTTTCCGCCAGGTACGAAGAGAGAGATAAAATCCAACCTAGTTGACAAGTATCGTACACAAGATTTCTCACATGAACGCTCACTAGAAGATGCTATTCATACTTATAAGCTAGCTGTCTATACAGCAACGTTAAAGAAAGAAAAATCCGTTGTGCTAGCAGGACTTTATTTACGATTAGTCTGGCTATATCGGAAATTGGATATGAAAGAACAGGAAAAGCGGTTTATGAGGTTAACTGTAACAAGCTATGAGCGTGCTTATTCAGAGTCAGACCGTCATTCTACTGAGATGAATCCACTCAAGATTCTTTACTTAATTGGAGAATGCAAGAGACGACTAGGAGAACACGCATCGGCTGTATTTTACTTCTCTAAAGTGATCCAACAGAAGAATACTGTATTTGATCCGAAGATTGTAGAATTGGCTCGGGACCAGTGGTATCAAACACGCGAAGACCAAAAGCTACAGCGCTCCCTCGCACAATAA
- the dapF gene encoding diaminopimelate epimerase: MEIPYTKMHGLGNSYIYLNLYDIDLSEEELAPLAIKVADVNTGIGADGMILIHPTEEADVGMRIFNKDGSEGKNCGNGLRCVAKYAYENSLVHKETFTIETKAGFVTAEVHVQDGAVSTVTVDMGEPKLQRPEIPMVGEDVKVISEPFETSQGVYDVTAVSMGNPHAVFYVEDIEGAPLYELGPEITDDKRFPEGVNVEFVQVASTTELHFRVWERGSGVTQACGTGACAAAVSSVLNGYCNVGEPITVHLAGGDLIIKWDEENHVWMTGAAETVATGVYYWKQEN; the protein is encoded by the coding sequence ATGGAAATTCCATATACAAAAATGCACGGGTTAGGGAATAGCTACATTTACTTGAACTTATATGATATAGATCTAAGTGAAGAAGAATTAGCACCTCTTGCGATAAAGGTAGCAGATGTAAATACAGGTATTGGGGCAGACGGAATGATTCTGATTCATCCAACTGAGGAAGCCGATGTCGGAATGAGAATCTTCAACAAGGATGGTTCTGAAGGAAAGAACTGTGGCAATGGTTTGCGCTGCGTGGCTAAATACGCTTACGAGAATAGCCTTGTTCATAAAGAAACTTTCACCATTGAAACGAAAGCTGGATTTGTTACCGCTGAAGTTCATGTACAGGACGGGGCGGTCTCAACGGTAACGGTAGATATGGGGGAACCAAAACTTCAACGACCGGAAATCCCAATGGTCGGAGAAGACGTGAAGGTGATCTCTGAACCATTTGAGACGAGTCAAGGTGTGTATGACGTTACAGCTGTATCTATGGGGAATCCACACGCAGTCTTTTATGTAGAGGATATTGAGGGTGCTCCTCTATATGAACTAGGGCCAGAGATTACGGATGACAAGCGCTTCCCAGAAGGTGTGAATGTAGAATTTGTACAAGTTGCATCAACTACAGAATTGCACTTTCGCGTTTGGGAGCGTGGGTCAGGAGTCACTCAAGCTTGTGGTACAGGAGCATGTGCAGCAGCAGTGTCTTCTGTATTAAATGGTTACTGTAACGTTGGAGAGCCTATAACCGTTCATCTAGCTGGTGGTGATTTAATCATCAAATGGGATGAAGAGAACCATGTATGGATGACGGGGGCAGCGGAGACAGTAGCAACGGGTGTCTATTATTGGAAACAGGAAAATTGA
- a CDS encoding HesB/IscA family protein, protein MLLNITDSASLQIQEMMKDEEENVLLRFGVKGGGCSGLSYAMGFDYEQKETDQTFEANGISVIMNKEDAALVEGTTIDFKQNMMGGGFTIDNPNAIASCGCGSSFKTASNAGTPSENC, encoded by the coding sequence ATGCTATTGAACATTACGGATAGTGCGAGTCTTCAAATCCAAGAAATGATGAAGGATGAAGAAGAAAACGTCCTGCTCCGATTCGGTGTAAAAGGTGGAGGCTGTAGCGGTCTTTCCTATGCAATGGGATTCGATTACGAACAAAAGGAAACGGACCAAACGTTTGAAGCGAACGGAATTTCAGTAATTATGAATAAAGAAGATGCAGCGCTTGTCGAAGGAACAACCATTGATTTCAAACAGAACATGATGGGCGGCGGATTTACAATTGATAATCCAAACGCGATTGCATCATGCGGTTGTGGATCGTCCTTTAAGACGGCGTCAAACGCTGGTACACCATCTGAGAATTGCTAA